TTGCTGAGCTTGTTGGACTTGCTGATTTTGTTGTGGCATAATAACCCTCCGTTTTAATGTTGTATAGGTTAACGATATTTATCGTTTCCGTTGTACAAAATAATATGCACAAACCGTAAAAAACTTGGCAATTGAAAGATAAATGTATTACGTCTATGCCCGTTTTTTTGGTTATGGTACAATATGTTTTATCCTCAAACGCCAAAATAATGAGGAGTGCTAAGCAGTGGATGCAAAAAAGCAATTAGAATTATTAAATCATTCTAGGCATGATTGGATGAATGTTTTACAAATAATAAAGGGAAATATCACGTTAGAACGCTATGAAAAAGTAGAAGAAATAGTGGAGAAAACGATCCAGAAAAAAGAGCATGAAAGCAGATTAACACGTTTGCAAATGCCTAAAACAGCAGCATTTTTACTAACTTTTAATTGGTATTCCCGCATGTTCACTTTAGATATAGAAGTCACAGAGAATACAGGAAGCTGCACTGTTTATGATAATGATTGGAATTATTTAATAACGACTTTCCTTCATACTCTGGATCGATCAGTCCTTCCGGGGGCTGATAATCAGTTACTTATTACGATTCATACTTTGGAGAAACCTTTTCTGGAGTTTGATTTTCTAGGAGAAATTGAAAAGCTAGAAGAAATAAATAATTGGCTTTACGCTTTCTCCTCTTCTTC
This DNA window, taken from Alteribacillus bidgolensis, encodes the following:
- a CDS encoding Spo0B C-terminal domain-containing protein gives rise to the protein MDAKKQLELLNHSRHDWMNVLQIIKGNITLERYEKVEEIVEKTIQKKEHESRLTRLQMPKTAAFLLTFNWYSRMFTLDIEVTENTGSCTVYDNDWNYLITTFLHTLDRSVLPGADNQLLITIHTLEKPFLEFDFLGEIEKLEEINNWLYAFSSSSNHCFVTNVVCNEKEIFFTAWNNK